In Streptomyces sclerotialus, one genomic interval encodes:
- a CDS encoding activator-dependent family glycosyltransferase gives MRVLFTAYPERTHFLLMAPLAWALRTAGHEVRFAGQPKFTEVITQAGLTAVPVGRDRDLWQILARDPDWLGQGDKGGMPLPYDVADREPDGITWEYLHEGYATQVERWHKASNVPMIGDLVEFARHWQPDLVIWEPLTYAGPIAAQAVGAAHARLLFGIDMYGVAREHFLRLKAERPEGERTDPMADWLGGYARKYGGEFSEELVTGQATVDLVPECLQRRAAGLEYLPLRYVPYGGPAVVPAWLRRAPDKPRVALTLGLSTTGHGGEYAVAVQDVLDALGDLDIELVATIAEAEQPKLTRIPSNTRVTSFLPLDALTATCDAVIHHAGFGTLATTALRGLPQLTLPWDNDGPALADGVVRAGAGLVLNPKETTGADVREALLKLLSDPGLRQGAAGLRDRMLAMPSPNDLVGTLERFAAERRDGAAAGASMSGG, from the coding sequence ATGCGAGTCCTGTTCACCGCCTATCCAGAACGCACCCACTTCCTCCTCATGGCCCCGCTGGCGTGGGCGCTGCGCACCGCCGGCCATGAAGTCCGCTTCGCCGGCCAGCCGAAGTTCACCGAGGTGATCACCCAGGCCGGGCTGACCGCCGTGCCCGTGGGCCGCGACCGGGACCTGTGGCAGATCCTCGCCAGGGACCCGGACTGGCTCGGCCAGGGTGACAAGGGCGGGATGCCCCTCCCGTACGACGTGGCCGACCGGGAGCCGGACGGGATCACCTGGGAGTACCTCCACGAGGGATACGCGACCCAGGTGGAGCGCTGGCACAAGGCGAGCAACGTGCCGATGATCGGCGATCTGGTGGAGTTCGCCCGGCACTGGCAGCCCGACCTGGTCATCTGGGAGCCGCTGACCTACGCCGGGCCGATCGCCGCCCAGGCCGTCGGCGCCGCCCACGCCCGGCTGCTCTTCGGCATCGACATGTACGGCGTGGCCCGGGAGCACTTCCTGCGTCTGAAGGCCGAACGCCCGGAGGGCGAACGCACCGACCCGATGGCCGACTGGCTCGGCGGCTACGCCCGCAAGTACGGCGGGGAGTTCTCCGAGGAGCTGGTCACCGGGCAGGCCACCGTCGACCTGGTCCCGGAGTGCCTCCAGCGCCGGGCGGCCGGACTGGAGTACCTGCCGCTCCGCTACGTGCCCTACGGCGGCCCCGCCGTCGTCCCCGCCTGGCTGCGCCGTGCACCGGACAAGCCACGGGTGGCGCTCACCCTGGGCCTGAGCACCACCGGTCACGGCGGGGAGTACGCCGTCGCCGTGCAGGACGTCCTCGACGCGCTCGGCGACCTGGACATCGAGCTGGTCGCCACCATCGCGGAGGCCGAGCAGCCCAAGCTGACCCGGATACCGTCCAACACCCGGGTGACGTCCTTTCTGCCGCTGGACGCCCTGACCGCCACCTGCGACGCGGTGATCCACCACGCCGGCTTCGGCACCCTCGCCACCACGGCGCTGCGCGGCCTGCCGCAGCTCACCCTCCCCTGGGACAACGACGGTCCGGCGCTGGCCGACGGCGTCGTACGAGCCGGCGCGGGGCTGGTGCTGAACCCGAAGGAGACCACCGGGGCGGACGTACGGGAGGCCCTGCTGAAGCTGCTGTCCGACCCCGGGCTGCGGCAGGGCGCCGCCGGGCTGCGCGACCGCATGCTCGCCATGCCCTCCCCGAACGACCTGGTGGGCACGTTGGAACGGTTCGCCGCCGAGCGGCGGGACGGGGCCGCCGCGGGCGCCTCCATGAGCGGAGGCTGA
- a CDS encoding activator-dependent family glycosyltransferase — translation MRILFTCYPERTHFLLMAPFAWALRTAGHDVRVACQPKLTDAVTQAGLTAVPVGSDRDLWQVVGRLKGAGARLAPGLAEPYDTVERAPEDITLDWLREAYRVRIDAAHKMTNAPLAGALAEYARHWRPDLVVWEPLTFAGAVAAKAVGAAHARMLIGADVYGIAREHFLRLTAQRPPEDRADPLGEWLGGYARAYGGEFTEDMVTGQFSIDLLPPSLQVHAAGLDYRSVRFTPYGGPAAVPRWLWEPPRRPRVALTLGLTVSDHGLRYPVDIQDILDAVGDLDIELVATVSDAARQRLRRVPANARLVPYVPMQALLPTCSAVIHHAGVGTLTTAAFYGVPQLALPWDVDQPLLSDRLAAQGAGLTTHSTRATGQLVRTSLLRLLEDGTFRRRAQALRDELHAVPHANGLAQELAERATAAVG, via the coding sequence ATGCGCATCCTGTTCACGTGCTACCCCGAGCGCACGCACTTCCTGCTCATGGCCCCGTTCGCCTGGGCCCTGCGCACCGCCGGCCACGACGTGCGGGTGGCCTGCCAGCCGAAGCTGACGGACGCCGTCACACAGGCCGGGCTGACCGCGGTGCCCGTCGGCAGCGACCGCGACCTGTGGCAGGTCGTCGGCCGGCTCAAGGGCGCCGGTGCCCGGCTGGCGCCCGGCCTGGCCGAGCCGTACGACACGGTGGAGCGCGCGCCGGAGGACATCACCCTGGACTGGCTGCGCGAGGCGTACCGGGTCCGGATCGACGCCGCCCACAAGATGACCAACGCGCCGCTGGCCGGGGCGCTCGCCGAGTACGCCCGGCACTGGCGTCCCGATCTCGTCGTCTGGGAGCCGCTCACGTTCGCGGGCGCGGTGGCCGCCAAGGCCGTCGGCGCCGCACATGCCCGGATGCTCATCGGCGCGGACGTCTACGGGATCGCCCGGGAGCACTTCCTGCGGCTCACCGCGCAGCGGCCGCCGGAGGACCGCGCCGACCCGCTCGGCGAATGGCTGGGCGGCTATGCCCGCGCCTATGGCGGGGAGTTCACGGAGGACATGGTCACCGGCCAGTTCAGCATCGACCTGCTGCCGCCGTCGCTGCAGGTCCACGCGGCCGGGCTGGACTACCGGTCGGTGCGCTTCACGCCGTACGGCGGACCGGCCGCCGTGCCGCGCTGGCTGTGGGAGCCGCCGCGGCGTCCGCGGGTCGCGCTGACACTGGGCCTCACGGTCAGCGACCACGGGCTGCGCTACCCCGTCGACATCCAGGACATCCTCGACGCCGTCGGCGATCTGGACATCGAGCTGGTGGCGACGGTCAGCGACGCCGCCCGGCAACGGCTGCGGCGGGTGCCGGCGAACGCCCGGCTGGTGCCGTACGTACCGATGCAGGCGCTGCTGCCGACCTGCTCAGCGGTCATCCACCACGCCGGGGTGGGCACGCTCACCACCGCGGCGTTCTACGGCGTACCCCAGCTCGCGCTGCCCTGGGACGTCGACCAGCCGCTGCTGTCCGACCGGCTGGCCGCCCAGGGCGCCGGGCTCACCACCCACTCGACCCGCGCCACCGGGCAGCTCGTCCGTACGTCCTTGCTGCGGCTCCTGGAGGACGGGACCTTCCGCCGGCGTGCGCAGGCGCTGCGCGACGAGCTGCACGCCGTGCCGCACGCCAACGGTCTCGCCCAGGAGCTGGCGGAAAGGGCCACCGCTGCGGTCGGCTGA
- a CDS encoding NAD-dependent epimerase/dehydratase family protein has translation MPGQGTGPLITVLGASGLLGTAVSRELARRPVRLRLVGRRPVAVPPRPAAVVEERRTDLTEPGAVADAVAGSDVVIHLVAHISGSGTWRVADGDTLAERVNLGLVHDVIEAVRARRPARPPALLFSGSLSQSARVPAGLAARGVRADDLLTAYDRHKLAAEQAIADATAEGLVRGSTLRLSTLYSLGTDPTGLDRGVVASMMRRAVEGQPLTVWHGGTAKRDLLGIDDAARAFTAALDALDGVVGRAWEIGTGEQTSVAELFTAIAEAVSRRTGRPPVPVVDTAPAAYAMPTDQIDFVLRSPQFRTVTGWSPRVPLHEGLDRLAAAVARQHRGAPA, from the coding sequence GTGCCAGGTCAGGGAACGGGACCGCTGATCACCGTCCTCGGTGCCTCGGGCCTGCTGGGCACGGCCGTCAGCAGGGAACTCGCGCGCAGGCCCGTTCGCCTCCGGCTCGTCGGCCGCCGCCCGGTGGCCGTCCCGCCGCGACCCGCCGCGGTCGTCGAGGAGCGCCGGACCGACCTCACCGAGCCCGGCGCCGTGGCCGACGCGGTCGCCGGTTCCGACGTGGTGATCCACCTCGTCGCGCACATCTCCGGCTCGGGCACCTGGCGCGTGGCCGACGGTGACACGCTGGCCGAGCGGGTCAACCTCGGCCTGGTGCACGACGTGATCGAGGCGGTCCGCGCCCGGCGCCCGGCCCGGCCACCGGCCCTGCTGTTCTCCGGCTCGCTCTCCCAGTCCGCCAGGGTGCCGGCGGGCCTGGCCGCCCGCGGCGTCCGGGCCGACGACCTGCTGACCGCCTACGACCGGCACAAGCTGGCCGCCGAACAGGCCATCGCCGACGCCACGGCCGAGGGACTGGTCAGGGGCAGCACCCTGCGCCTGTCGACCCTCTACAGCCTCGGCACGGACCCCACCGGACTCGACCGCGGCGTGGTCGCCTCCATGATGCGGCGCGCCGTCGAAGGGCAGCCGCTCACCGTCTGGCACGGCGGTACGGCCAAGCGCGACCTCCTCGGCATCGACGACGCGGCCCGCGCCTTCACGGCGGCGCTCGACGCGCTCGACGGGGTCGTCGGCCGGGCCTGGGAGATCGGCACGGGCGAACAGACCAGCGTGGCGGAGCTGTTCACGGCGATTGCGGAGGCGGTGTCCCGCCGCACGGGCCGCCCGCCCGTGCCCGTGGTGGACACCGCGCCCGCCGCGTACGCCATGCCCACGGACCAGATCGACTTCGTCCTCCGGTCGCCGCAGTTCCGCACCGTGACCGGCTGGTCCCCCCGCGTACCGCTGCACGAGGGGCTGGACCGGCTCGCAGCCGCCGTGGCGCGGCAGCACCGCGGCGCCCCCGCCTGA
- a CDS encoding activator-dependent family glycosyltransferase produces MRVLFTVIPEKTIFLSMVPLAWALRTAGHEVRFATQPSFAPTVTQAGLTAVPVGRNSDVFRVARMAPEELEAARAGLHAPWDAAEDPSKAEWEAMANGYYDAVERGHKPENFPLINGLVEFARHWQPDLVVWDPLTYAGPIAAQAVGAAHARILFGADVFGVAREHFLRLKAGRPEGERTDPMADWLGGYARKYGGEFSEEMVTGHFTIDQFPRSLQIEAGGLDYLRMQFVAYNGPASVPKWLWAEPEKPRIALTMGLTATDLFDGYAISTQGVLDALGDLDIELVATLADDEKARLGKVPDNVRILPFVPLHALAPTCSAVVHHAGPGTLGTVARHGVPQLSIPYSFDEPLLARKLTEHGAGLELPHTGATGPAVRDQVLRLLDEPGFRTRAVDLRDELLALPSPNALVPRLVELAARHRTR; encoded by the coding sequence ATGCGAGTCCTGTTCACCGTCATTCCGGAAAAGACGATCTTCTTGAGCATGGTGCCGCTGGCCTGGGCGCTGCGCACCGCCGGGCACGAGGTCCGCTTCGCCACCCAGCCCTCGTTCGCGCCCACGGTCACCCAGGCCGGGCTGACCGCCGTGCCCGTGGGCCGGAACAGTGACGTGTTCCGGGTGGCGCGGATGGCCCCGGAGGAGCTCGAAGCGGCGCGGGCCGGTCTGCACGCTCCCTGGGACGCCGCCGAGGACCCCTCGAAGGCCGAGTGGGAGGCCATGGCCAACGGCTACTACGACGCCGTCGAGCGCGGGCACAAGCCGGAGAACTTCCCGCTGATCAACGGACTGGTGGAGTTCGCCCGGCACTGGCAGCCCGACCTGGTCGTCTGGGACCCGCTGACCTACGCCGGGCCGATCGCCGCCCAGGCCGTCGGCGCCGCCCACGCCCGGATCCTCTTCGGTGCCGACGTCTTCGGCGTGGCCCGCGAGCACTTCCTGCGTCTGAAGGCCGGACGCCCGGAGGGCGAACGCACCGACCCGATGGCCGACTGGCTCGGCGGCTACGCCCGCAAGTACGGCGGGGAGTTCTCCGAGGAGATGGTCACCGGGCACTTCACCATCGACCAGTTCCCCCGCAGCCTCCAGATCGAAGCCGGCGGCCTGGACTACCTGCGGATGCAGTTCGTGGCGTACAACGGGCCCGCCAGTGTGCCCAAGTGGCTGTGGGCCGAGCCCGAGAAGCCCCGGATCGCGCTCACGATGGGCCTCACCGCGACCGACCTCTTCGACGGTTACGCCATCAGCACCCAGGGTGTCCTCGACGCGCTCGGCGACCTGGACATCGAACTGGTCGCCACCCTCGCGGACGACGAGAAGGCCCGGCTGGGCAAGGTCCCCGACAACGTCCGGATCCTCCCGTTCGTGCCGCTGCACGCGCTGGCGCCCACCTGCTCGGCGGTCGTCCACCACGCCGGGCCCGGCACGCTCGGCACCGTCGCCCGGCACGGCGTGCCGCAGCTGTCGATCCCGTACAGCTTCGACGAGCCGCTGCTCGCGCGGAAGCTCACCGAACACGGCGCGGGACTGGAGCTGCCGCACACCGGGGCGACCGGCCCGGCCGTCCGGGACCAGGTGCTGCGACTGCTCGACGAGCCCGGCTTCCGCACCCGAGCGGTGGACCTGCGCGACGAGCTGCTGGCCCTGCCGAGCCCCAACGCCCTCGTACCCCGGCTGGTGGAGCTCGCCGCCCGCCACCGCACCCGCTGA
- a CDS encoding activator-dependent family glycosyltransferase — MRVLFTTNPHKSIFQYMVPLAWALRTAGHEVRFASQPSFAATITQAGLTAVPVGRDHAKLWAARAANDGSEAGRAGLEEPYDAFTDPEKDNWEYLSTGLAKAVADRHRQTAFPMISDLVEFARHWQPDLVIWDPLTYAGPIAAQAVGAAHARLLFGVDVHGGVRRQFLRLKAEQPAGQRPDPLAEWLGGYARKYGGEYTESMATGHFTIDQFPRSLQTEADGLHYLRMQYIPYGGPATVPNWLRKPPTRPRVALTMGLSATDVYNGYTINTQETLDALADLDIELIATIADTEKNKLARIPDNTRLVPYIPLHHLAPTCTAFIHHAGAATLATVARHPIPHLSLHYHWDQPLLARKLTAHGAGLDLHTSQATGPAIRHALQRLLTEPHFTHRATALQNETLSAPTPNQLIPHLETLTHHHRTTT, encoded by the coding sequence ATGCGCGTCCTGTTCACCACCAACCCGCACAAGAGCATCTTCCAGTACATGGTGCCGCTGGCCTGGGCACTGCGCACCGCCGGCCACGAGGTCCGCTTCGCCAGCCAGCCCTCCTTCGCCGCCACCATCACCCAGGCCGGCCTCACCGCCGTACCCGTCGGCCGTGACCACGCCAAGCTGTGGGCGGCGCGCGCCGCCAACGACGGGTCCGAGGCGGGGCGGGCCGGTCTGGAGGAGCCCTACGACGCGTTCACCGACCCGGAGAAGGACAACTGGGAATACCTCTCCACGGGCCTCGCGAAGGCCGTCGCCGACCGTCACCGCCAGACGGCATTCCCGATGATCAGCGATCTGGTGGAGTTCGCCCGGCACTGGCAGCCCGACCTGGTCATCTGGGACCCGCTGACCTACGCCGGGCCCATCGCCGCCCAGGCCGTCGGCGCCGCCCACGCCCGGCTGCTCTTCGGCGTCGACGTCCACGGCGGGGTCCGCAGGCAGTTCCTGCGTCTGAAGGCCGAGCAGCCGGCAGGGCAACGGCCGGACCCGCTGGCCGAATGGCTGGGCGGCTACGCCCGCAAATACGGCGGCGAGTACACCGAATCCATGGCCACCGGCCACTTCACCATCGACCAGTTCCCCCGCAGCCTCCAGACCGAAGCCGACGGCCTGCACTACCTGCGCATGCAATACATCCCCTACGGCGGCCCCGCCACCGTCCCCAACTGGCTCCGCAAACCCCCCACCCGACCCCGCGTCGCCCTCACCATGGGCCTCAGCGCCACCGACGTCTACAACGGCTACACCATCAACACCCAAGAAACCCTCGACGCCCTCGCCGACCTCGACATCGAACTCATCGCCACCATCGCCGACACCGAAAAAAACAAACTCGCCCGCATACCCGACAACACCCGCCTCGTCCCCTACATCCCCCTCCACCACCTCGCCCCCACCTGCACCGCCTTCATCCACCACGCCGGCGCCGCCACCCTCGCCACCGTCGCCCGCCACCCCATCCCCCACCTCTCACTCCACTACCACTGGGACCAACCCCTCCTCGCCCGCAAACTCACCGCCCACGGCGCCGGACTCGACCTCCACACCAGCCAAGCCACCGGCCCCGCCATCCGCCACGCCCTCCAACGCCTCCTCACCGAACCCCACTTCACCCACCGCGCCACCGCCCTCCAAAACGAAACCCTCTCCGCACCCACCCCCAACCAACTCATCCCCCACCTCGAAACACTCACCCACCATCACCGCACCACCACCTGA
- a CDS encoding activator-dependent family glycosyltransferase, which produces MRVLFTTNPHKSIFQYMVPLAWALRTAGHEVRFAGRPSFAATITQAGLTAVPVGRRSDPFRLLDFVAPEDIVASRIGLPTPWDVTEDPAKATWDHLLEGYGLVVSSLREENFPMISDLVEFARHWQPDLVIWDPLTYAGPIAAQAVGAAHARILFGADVFGIPRAHFLRLKAEQPAGQRPDPLAEWLGGYARKYGGEYTESMATGHFTIDQFPRSLQTEADGLHYLRMQYIPYGGPATVPNWLRKPPTRPRVALTMGLSATDVYNGYTINTQETLDALADLDIELIATIADTEKNKLARIPDNTRLVPYIPLHHLAPTCTAFIHHAGAATLATVARHPIPHLSLHYHWDQPLLARKLTAHGAGLDLHTSQATGPAIRHALQRLLTEPHFTHRATALQNETLSAPTPNQLIPHLETLTHHHRTTTT; this is translated from the coding sequence ATGCGCGTCCTGTTCACCACCAACCCGCACAAGAGCATCTTCCAGTACATGGTGCCGCTGGCCTGGGCACTGCGCACCGCCGGCCACGAGGTCCGCTTCGCCGGCCGGCCCTCCTTCGCCGCCACCATCACCCAGGCCGGCCTCACCGCCGTACCCGTCGGCCGCCGGAGCGATCCGTTCCGGCTGCTGGACTTCGTCGCCCCGGAGGACATCGTCGCCTCCCGCATCGGCCTCCCCACGCCCTGGGACGTCACGGAGGACCCGGCAAAAGCGACCTGGGACCATCTGCTGGAGGGATACGGCCTGGTCGTGAGTTCGCTGCGGGAAGAGAACTTCCCGATGATCAGCGATCTGGTGGAGTTCGCCCGGCACTGGCAGCCCGACCTGGTCATCTGGGACCCGCTGACCTACGCCGGGCCCATCGCCGCCCAGGCCGTCGGCGCCGCCCACGCCCGGATCCTCTTCGGAGCCGATGTTTTCGGCATCCCCCGTGCGCACTTCCTGCGTCTGAAGGCCGAGCAGCCGGCAGGGCAACGGCCGGACCCGCTGGCCGAATGGCTGGGCGGCTACGCCCGCAAATACGGCGGCGAGTACACCGAATCCATGGCCACCGGCCACTTCACCATCGACCAGTTCCCCCGCAGCCTCCAGACCGAAGCCGACGGCCTGCACTACCTGCGCATGCAATACATCCCCTACGGCGGCCCCGCCACCGTCCCCAACTGGCTCCGCAAACCCCCCACCCGACCCCGCGTCGCCCTCACCATGGGCCTCAGCGCCACCGACGTCTACAACGGCTACACCATCAACACCCAAGAAACCCTCGACGCCCTCGCCGACCTCGACATCGAACTCATCGCCACCATCGCCGACACCGAAAAAAACAAACTCGCCCGCATACCCGACAACACCCGCCTCGTCCCCTACATCCCCCTCCACCACCTCGCCCCCACCTGCACCGCCTTCATCCACCACGCCGGCGCCGCCACCCTCGCCACCGTCGCCCGCCACCCCATCCCCCACCTCTCACTCCACTACCACTGGGACCAACCCCTCCTCGCCCGCAAACTCACCGCCCACGGCGCCGGACTCGACCTCCACACCAGCCAAGCCACCGGCCCCGCCATCCGCCACGCCCTCCAACGCCTCCTCACCGAACCCCACTTCACCCACCGCGCCACCGCCCTCCAAAACGAAACCCTCTCCGCACCCACCCCCAACCAACTCATCCCCCACCTCGAAACACTCACCCACCACCACCGCACCACCACCACCTGA
- a CDS encoding activator-dependent family glycosyltransferase has protein sequence MRVLFVANPEKAHVLPMLPLAWALRTAGHEVRVASTPWFTDVITQAGLTAVPVGRDYDLWELLRRSMHTVTDWSYRPDYGLPAPYDAAHAPDEADWAHLTEGYERIVRLWHRPASFPMIADLVRFARAWCPDLVLWEPLAMAAPIAAEACGAAHGRLLWSIDAFGRTRERFLELRDQQPASRRTDPLGEWLDGYARMYGGAFSESMVTGQFTVDQLPASLRLESGLPTLPLRFIPYGGPAVLPKWLWTPPERPRVALTMGVSSTDHGAGYAFDIQDVLDSLADLDIEVVATVAEEEQRELARVPDNARLVPYVPLHALAPTCDLAIHHAGFGTFLTMARHPVPQLLLPWDFDGPTLGRQAAAQGGSLVIDADRAGAQAVREAVLRLLGEPGFQERAAALRDEIHALPTPNALVPRLEELTARFRAPARRPESA, from the coding sequence GTGCGCGTCCTCTTCGTCGCCAACCCCGAGAAGGCCCACGTGCTGCCCATGCTGCCGCTGGCCTGGGCGCTGCGCACGGCCGGCCACGAGGTACGGGTCGCCAGCACCCCCTGGTTCACCGACGTGATCACGCAGGCCGGCCTCACCGCCGTACCGGTCGGCCGCGACTACGACCTGTGGGAGCTGCTGCGCCGCAGCATGCACACGGTCACCGACTGGTCCTACCGACCGGACTACGGCCTGCCCGCGCCGTACGACGCGGCGCACGCCCCGGACGAGGCCGACTGGGCCCACCTGACGGAGGGCTACGAGCGGATCGTACGGCTGTGGCACCGGCCGGCCAGCTTTCCGATGATCGCCGACCTCGTCCGCTTCGCCCGCGCGTGGTGCCCGGACCTGGTCCTGTGGGAGCCGCTGGCGATGGCCGCGCCGATCGCCGCCGAGGCGTGCGGCGCCGCGCACGGACGGCTGCTGTGGAGCATCGACGCCTTCGGCCGCACCCGGGAGCGCTTCCTGGAACTGCGTGACCAGCAGCCGGCCAGCAGGCGCACGGACCCCCTCGGTGAGTGGCTGGACGGCTACGCCCGGATGTACGGCGGCGCATTCTCCGAGTCCATGGTCACCGGCCAGTTCACCGTCGACCAGCTCCCGGCGTCCCTGCGGCTGGAGAGCGGCCTGCCGACCCTGCCACTGCGGTTCATCCCCTACGGCGGACCGGCGGTGCTGCCGAAGTGGCTGTGGACCCCGCCCGAACGGCCCCGGGTGGCCCTGACCATGGGCGTCAGCTCGACGGATCACGGTGCCGGTTACGCATTCGACATCCAGGACGTACTCGACTCGCTCGCCGATCTCGACATCGAGGTGGTCGCCACCGTCGCCGAGGAGGAACAGCGCGAACTGGCCAGGGTGCCGGACAACGCCCGGCTGGTGCCCTACGTGCCGCTGCACGCCCTGGCGCCGACCTGCGATCTCGCCATCCACCACGCGGGCTTCGGAACCTTCCTGACCATGGCCCGGCACCCGGTGCCGCAACTCCTGCTGCCCTGGGACTTCGACGGGCCGACGCTCGGCCGCCAGGCCGCCGCGCAGGGCGGCTCCCTGGTGATCGACGCCGACCGGGCCGGCGCACAGGCCGTACGCGAGGCCGTACTGCGGCTGCTCGGCGAGCCCGGCTTCCAGGAGCGGGCGGCAGCGCTGCGGGACGAGATCCATGCGTTGCCGACGCCGAACGCGCTGGTGCCCCGCCTCGAGGAGCTCACCGCCCGCTTCCGCGCCCCCGCCCGCCGGCCCGAGTCAGCCTGA
- a CDS encoding activator-dependent family glycosyltransferase, producing the protein MRILFTTTPDKSLFQQMVPLAWALRTAGHEVRVAAPPKFAEVITQAGLTAVPVGSDRPVWRLPQLNPGRMEAERKGLPAPYSAAEQAPEDLDWQTVREGYAHVVRHWHRTDNFPMTADLVEFARHWQPDLVIWEPLAYAGAIAAKACGAAHARLLWSIDVLGLTRSRFLRLKAEQPPHEESDPLADWLGSYARKYGGEYTEDLATGHFSIDQFPPSMRMTADVPYVSMQYIPYGGPATIPKWLWRRPEKPRVALTLGIAATNRFAGYIADVADILDSLADLDIEVVATLAEAEQRKLRRVPENVRVESYVPLHALLPTCSAVINHAGPGTFLTAARSPLPQVAVPWDFDEPELARRAAAQGSVLAVRADRATGAVVRESLLRVLHEPAFRTAATDLRDAFRALPTPNALVPRLEELTARFRAPARRPESA; encoded by the coding sequence ATGCGAATACTGTTCACCACCACCCCGGACAAGAGCCTTTTCCAGCAGATGGTGCCGCTGGCGTGGGCGCTGCGCACCGCGGGCCACGAAGTCCGCGTGGCCGCACCCCCGAAGTTCGCCGAGGTGATCACCCAGGCCGGGCTCACCGCCGTGCCCGTGGGCAGCGACCGCCCCGTCTGGCGGCTGCCCCAGCTGAATCCGGGGCGGATGGAGGCGGAGCGCAAGGGCCTGCCCGCCCCGTACAGCGCCGCGGAACAGGCCCCGGAGGACCTCGACTGGCAGACGGTGCGGGAGGGTTACGCACACGTCGTCCGCCACTGGCACCGGACCGACAACTTCCCGATGACCGCCGACCTGGTGGAATTCGCCCGGCACTGGCAGCCCGACCTGGTCATCTGGGAACCGCTCGCGTACGCGGGCGCGATCGCCGCCAAGGCGTGCGGCGCCGCACACGCCCGCCTGCTGTGGAGCATCGACGTCCTGGGGCTGACCCGCAGCCGCTTCCTGCGCCTGAAGGCGGAGCAGCCGCCGCACGAGGAGAGCGATCCGCTCGCCGACTGGCTCGGTTCCTACGCCCGTAAGTACGGCGGTGAGTACACCGAGGACCTGGCCACCGGTCACTTCAGCATCGACCAGTTCCCGCCCTCGATGCGGATGACGGCCGACGTGCCGTACGTGTCCATGCAGTACATCCCCTACGGCGGCCCGGCGACGATCCCCAAGTGGCTGTGGCGGCGGCCGGAGAAGCCCCGGGTCGCGCTCACCCTGGGTATCGCCGCCACCAACCGCTTCGCCGGTTACATCGCCGACGTCGCCGACATCCTCGACTCCCTGGCGGACCTCGACATCGAGGTCGTCGCCACGCTCGCCGAGGCCGAGCAGCGCAAGCTGCGGCGGGTCCCCGAGAACGTCCGGGTCGAGTCGTACGTCCCGCTGCACGCCCTCCTGCCCACCTGCAGCGCGGTGATCAATCACGCCGGCCCCGGCACCTTCCTGACCGCGGCCCGCAGCCCCCTTCCGCAGGTCGCCGTGCCCTGGGACTTCGACGAACCGGAACTGGCCCGGCGCGCCGCCGCCCAGGGCTCCGTCCTGGCCGTCCGTGCCGACCGGGCCACGGGTGCGGTGGTGCGCGAGAGCCTGCTGCGGGTGCTCCACGAACCGGCCTTCCGGACAGCGGCCACGGACCTGCGGGACGCCTTCCGCGCGTTGCCGACGCCGAACGCGCTGGTGCCCCGCCTCGAGGAGCTCACCGCCCGCTTCCGCGCCCCCGCCCGCCGGCCCGAGTCAGCCTGA
- a CDS encoding GNAT family N-acetyltransferase gives MLFPHTTSRRLAFRPASSRDHAEVIRTMLRTGIDNVSPTGRPGNRDLSTCDAAFLITRRRDGGLLGFSMLHGLDPAGHVKSGVYLDPERARLGVGSEAIYLTINYAFAMFRIDRVIAQTTEATFGSVGLDSGNDTATAVLRDHLYFRGRHWDLHTFQLSRAEWEQHVDGDLGDVLGPGLHWRRDPNRPYAAS, from the coding sequence GTGCTCTTTCCGCACACCACGTCCCGCCGCCTCGCTTTCCGCCCCGCCTCCTCCCGGGACCATGCGGAAGTCATCCGCACCATGCTGCGGACCGGCATCGACAACGTCAGCCCCACCGGCCGACCGGGAAATCGCGACCTGTCCACATGCGACGCCGCTTTCCTCATCACCCGGCGGCGCGACGGCGGCCTGCTGGGATTCAGCATGCTGCACGGGCTCGACCCGGCCGGGCACGTCAAATCCGGTGTTTATCTGGACCCCGAACGCGCCCGGCTGGGCGTGGGTTCCGAGGCGATATACCTGACGATCAATTACGCCTTCGCGATGTTCCGTATCGATAGGGTGATCGCCCAGACGACCGAGGCCACTTTCGGGTCTGTCGGCCTGGATTCCGGTAACGACACCGCCACCGCGGTCCTCCGCGACCATCTCTATTTCCGCGGCCGCCACTGGGACCTGCACACCTTCCAGCTCAGCCGCGCGGAGTGGGAACAGCACGTCGACGGGGACCTCGGCGACGTCCTCGGGCCCGGGCTGCACTGGCGCCGGGACCCGAACCGGCCGTACGCCGCCTCCTGA